The Zea mays cultivar B73 chromosome 7, Zm-B73-REFERENCE-NAM-5.0, whole genome shotgun sequence DNA segment TTTTCACCAATAATATGTCTACGCTCTGAGTGTCCAAGAATAACCCATTGACAACCGATGTCCACCAGTTGTTCTGCACTGTAATATTTTAAGGGAAAGGTAAAACTGCCATTAGCAAAGCTAGAAGTGAAATAATAAGCTCCTAATCCGCTGTTACATATTATACAAAGTCCATCCCGTAAAACCAACAGACTGATGGTTTTATAACCGCTTTACAGCTAGTTGCAATCTCCATGAATATACTTAGCAAAGAAAAGGATAACCAGTGTCCAGTGTACCCAACCTGATCTCTCCGGTGTAGGCTCCTCCTTTTCCAATCCACACATTCTGAGCAGAAACCTCAATGCGACCCGTTAGTGAATTCTTGACCTGATCGATATAGATGAATGGAGGAGCCACCACAACATCTGCAGAATTGCATAACGCCACACATTAGTTTGACTGCTTTATTGCGCAAGAAACAAGCAGTAAAATGGAATAGAAGTTCTTAGATAATTCTCTCTACTATACATGTTTCCAACCCAAGATATTACGTGGTGGTTATAATTTGGAGCCCATGAACGGAACCCCGTCTAAATTGCCAATAGATTACTCCTATAGCTGCACTTGCAGAACCTGAGATACAAATTTTGTATTCAACAGAAAAGCCTGCTACAAACATGGAAAAAGTGTCTCCATGCCACATGGTACAGATACATGATGCAGGTAGCTCAGATGCTTGAGTTTCTTACAGTTACATAAAAGGGGTGCAGGAAAGTGACTAACAAATCTCATTGGGAGCATTAAGCAAACATTTTGCCAGCAGTTTTTTCTTCTTCTGTGAGGCAACTATCCAAACATTGAATTAGCAACGGATTTACGTTTTAGTAGATAGCCTTGAGTACCACACAAAGAAAACAAGTGATATACAAGTAAATGCAAATATTCAATATGGTATCCCTATTAACCTATGTGCAACAGGAAAGCATACGAACACCAACCAGATGCATGCACCAAACGTGAATATCATAGAAAGAGAAAGATTAGGATATGTAGAGATGGAACAAATGGGCTTACCTACATCAGTTTCGAGGGTAGCAGCATTCAGTTCAGAGACAAGCTTGCTAACGGAGTCCTTTGTTCCGTTCTGAATAAGAGGGTAAAGAAACTGACATCAAGACCACAAATTCTAAGACGAGTAACTAAATACCCCAAGGGATATAGCTTAATGTTGCTAGCAAGAGCTCCTGAAGTGAAGAAGCTTCGTATAAGATTTTTCTTCAAAACAAATAGGCCATGTTCGCTAATCCAAGATGGAGCCCAAAAAATGAATTTGCAAATTTAAAGCTTGATTTTGGATTGATGAAACTCGCAGACCCATTACTAATAAACAACCACAACTCAAAAGTTCACAACACGCACCACTTTACATCTTCTCTCCTCCGGCCAGGTCTCTCAAAGCTTAGCAAAGAGAGTCAAGAAAGCAACAAGGCCTCTCTATACTCAGGAGGCAGGAACTAGTGGCATTCCCTGGTTTCTCTCAGCTAAAAGGTTTCTAAAAGGCGAAAGATGCAATATCAACTTTTATACACCTGCCTTTCCAAAAAAACACACAGACACACTTTTTATATACCGAACAAAACGGCTCTGGCTGGCAGACCAAGCTGGGCTGGGCAGCAGAGAAGCGATTGTATTTCTAGAAGTGGCCATGTACGGAGTAAATCACGATATATGTATGGTGCCGGCGGCCAGCGCTGCACTACGGCAGGAACCAAGGAGGGGAGGCCGGCGCAACACTGTGGCGATGGTCGATGGAGCCGTGGTATGCATGACGACAAAAAAATCTCGTCCCTGTCCCGTTGGAATGCCCAATGCGGCAACAGCCAAAAAATGATACAGTTACACAGCATCTCCAGGATCATCGGTACACAGCATCTCCAAGCCGCGTAAAGCTGAAGAAGCAGAACATGCACTTACGCACTTCCAGTTGCCTCCGACGAAGAACTGCAAAGAAAAATGAAGCGGGAGCATGAGCGCAGACACCACATGGGCAGACGGTTAaacagcggcggcggcggaggcggcggcgcaCCTTGCCGGATCCAGCCATGGCGAcgacgcgctgggcgcggcggcgcGAGAAGCCGACGCGAAGCTGCTGTGGGACGGTGGGAGTggccggcgccgccgcgcggcGGAGGTCGGCGAGGCGGGAGAGATGGGAGGACACGAGGGACGACGGCGCCGCGGCCATTCTCAGTCTCGCTCTCGCTGCTGCGGTTGGTGGGGGAGAACTGGAGAGGAGCAGGCGGCGAGGGCGAGGCGAGGGGGTAGCAGTTCGTCCTCGTTCGCAAGGTGGGAATATGATGCGGGCAGCCGCAACCACCGGACACGGGGGGAAAGGGCTAGGGGCGGCGGGGCAGGCGAGGGACAGCGACCCGTGCGCGGGTCCGCGTCCACGGCCTTTTTGTATGGCCGACCCATCGCCCTTATCGGCCCACGGATAACGGTGCCCGTGCAGCACCACTCGTCTGCCGTTGATCCATCGTGATCCAATGTTCCCGGTTCTCTCCTGCTGGTCCTTCCTTTAAACACAGCTGATTTTCCGTACAGTCACAACTCACAACTCACAACCCAGTCACTGTAGCCGGCGCTTGTGTGCCACCTGCAACCTCTCGCATGATTCAATGACATCCTTAACTTTGTGACTTTCCAGCCCTTCCGTTGTACTTTTTATTGCCTTTTAGTAACAGTAGGGATCCTTGGTCCTTACCTCTCATGTCCACTTCAGATAAAAGAATATAAAAGAACGACCCTTTTATGACCATTGTGTACAAAACAATGTTTTATATTTATATAATATGACATTGTTTATAAGTAAACGTAAATAAGCAAGCGTCTAAATATAGCATAAAGGAGAAAGGCATTTAGACGAGGAAAAAGATAGTTATAGGGGGTTGTTTGGGTAGTGTTACTAAATTTTAGTGCGCGCCACATCAAATAGTTAGATGTCCGTTAAAAGTGTTAAAGATAGTACAATTATAGAACTAATTATACATATGAGAATTAAACgtcaagatggatctattaaaacTAATTAATCAATGATTCGC contains these protein-coding regions:
- the LOC100191222 gene encoding Triosephosphate isomerase, chloroplastic, translated to MAAAPSSLVSSHLSRLADLRRAAAPATPTVPQQLRVGFSRRRAQRVVAMAGSGKFFVGGNWKCNGTKDSVSKLVSELNAATLETDVDVVVAPPFIYIDQVKNSLTGRIEVSAQNVWIGKGGAYTGEISAEQLVDIGCQWVILGHSERRHIIGENDEFIGKKAAYALSQNVKVIACIGELLEEREAGKTFEVCFEQMKAFADSISNWADVVIAYEPVWAIGTGKVATPEQAQEVHAAVRDWLTTNISPDVASSTRIIYGGSVNAANCAELAKKEDIDGFLVGGASLKAPDFATIINSVTAKKVAA